In Shouchella patagoniensis, the following are encoded in one genomic region:
- a CDS encoding ring-cleaving dioxygenase, with protein sequence MNMKTAGIHHITAIVGNIQENVDFYASILGLRLVKKTINFDDPGTYHLYFGDNNGSPGTIMTFFPWQNAKKGEIGAGQVGTITFAIPKGSKAFWQDRLVKYNVSYRTTSRFDQTYLSFEDPHGLQLELTEMESSIKSTWTFNGVQADKAIIGFAGATLLSAAYSETNKLLEDGLGFTYVGKDGEFLRFVSEAELGNTIDVWQVDAAPGSIGVGMVHHIAFRAKDDAEQLVWKKEMEHLGMRVTPVQSRNYFNAIYFREPGGLLFEIATDPPGFTHDESQLTMGTKLMLADWFEPKREQIEKQLPSFHIREI encoded by the coding sequence ATGAACATGAAAACAGCTGGAATTCACCACATTACAGCAATTGTTGGTAATATCCAAGAAAATGTGGATTTCTATGCAAGTATATTAGGGCTCCGTCTTGTTAAGAAGACAATTAATTTTGATGACCCAGGTACTTATCACCTTTATTTTGGAGATAATAATGGCAGTCCTGGTACAATTATGACATTCTTTCCTTGGCAGAACGCAAAAAAAGGTGAGATTGGCGCTGGACAAGTTGGAACAATCACTTTTGCAATACCTAAAGGATCAAAAGCTTTCTGGCAAGATCGTTTAGTGAAATACAATGTTTCATACAGAACAACATCCCGCTTTGATCAAACATACCTTTCCTTTGAAGATCCACATGGACTGCAATTAGAACTTACTGAAATGGAAAGTTCGATTAAATCGACGTGGACCTTTAATGGAGTCCAGGCAGACAAAGCTATAATTGGTTTCGCAGGCGCAACTCTTTTATCTGCAGCTTACTCGGAAACAAATAAACTATTGGAAGACGGGCTTGGTTTTACTTACGTAGGAAAAGATGGTGAGTTTCTCCGTTTTGTATCCGAAGCTGAACTTGGCAATACAATTGATGTTTGGCAAGTAGATGCCGCACCCGGCTCAATAGGCGTTGGCATGGTTCACCATATTGCTTTTCGAGCCAAAGATGATGCAGAGCAGCTTGTTTGGAAGAAAGAAATGGAGCACCTCGGGATGCGAGTGACCCCAGTTCAATCAAGAAACTACTTTAATGCTATTTATTTTCGGGAACCTGGCGGACTCCTATTCGAAATTGCAACAGATCCACCAGGGTTTACCCATGATGAATCCCAACTTACAATGGGGACTAAATTAATGTTGGCAGACTGGTTTGAACCTAAAAGAGAGCAGATTGAAAAGCAACTGCCTTCATTTCATATAAGGGAAATATAG
- the mgtE gene encoding magnesium transporter, whose protein sequence is MDKLKTDRKRNEYKNEIIKHLVSRNLRAFRETFLELHPTDQVELFHEIEIALQKQVLLFLSPQEFADLFEGLELDDQLIVFQGLSYQYAVSMFNNMSADDVADFLAEIDPERSKDILSSMDMEEAKRVEELMAYAPKTAGAIMTKEFVRLSVESTAKEVIAELRETAPDAETIYYLYVIDKDQKLAGVVSLRDLIIANPEMTVNDIMSTQVVSVNEEEDQEDVARLIKEYDFLAVPVVTPDKRLMGIITVDDVIDVLEEEATEDFGEFTASRGATDLSLTAYTAAKKRAPWLILLMFFGLITANIIGQFENTLEQVVLLAAFMPLIMGTAGNTGTQSLAVAVRGIATGSFERGGVWKTVKREFGTGVMLGIVCMIVLMGIISLFYNGDFILAFIVGFSLFCALSVAAVIGATIPVAINKLKIDPAVASGPFITTLNDIISLMIYFSIATTLIDRL, encoded by the coding sequence ATGGATAAATTAAAAACAGACCGTAAACGAAATGAATATAAAAACGAAATCATTAAACACCTTGTTTCACGAAACCTCCGGGCTTTTCGTGAAACATTTCTGGAACTGCACCCAACAGACCAGGTCGAATTATTTCATGAGATTGAAATTGCTCTACAAAAACAAGTTCTATTATTTCTAAGTCCACAAGAGTTTGCTGACCTTTTTGAAGGACTTGAACTTGATGACCAATTAATTGTCTTTCAAGGACTAAGCTATCAATATGCAGTGTCCATGTTTAACAATATGTCTGCCGATGATGTTGCTGATTTTCTTGCAGAAATTGACCCAGAGCGTTCCAAAGATATTCTTAGCTCTATGGATATGGAAGAAGCAAAACGCGTAGAAGAATTAATGGCATATGCACCAAAAACTGCAGGTGCCATTATGACAAAAGAGTTTGTTCGACTTTCTGTTGAATCAACTGCAAAAGAAGTCATTGCGGAACTACGCGAGACAGCTCCTGATGCAGAGACTATTTACTATTTATATGTTATCGATAAAGATCAGAAACTTGCAGGCGTTGTTTCTTTACGTGATCTCATTATTGCAAATCCCGAAATGACTGTAAATGATATCATGAGCACCCAAGTCGTTTCAGTTAATGAAGAAGAAGATCAGGAAGATGTCGCTCGTTTAATTAAAGAGTACGATTTTCTTGCCGTACCAGTCGTTACACCAGACAAACGCCTAATGGGTATTATTACCGTCGATGATGTGATCGACGTTTTGGAAGAAGAAGCAACAGAAGACTTTGGTGAGTTCACCGCTTCTCGTGGGGCAACCGATCTTTCTTTGACCGCTTATACAGCTGCAAAAAAACGTGCCCCTTGGTTAATTTTACTCATGTTTTTTGGACTTATTACAGCAAACATTATTGGACAATTTGAGAATACGTTAGAACAAGTTGTTTTACTTGCTGCTTTTATGCCCCTTATTATGGGAACAGCTGGAAATACCGGTACTCAATCATTAGCAGTCGCTGTACGAGGTATTGCAACTGGTTCATTTGAGCGCGGTGGTGTGTGGAAAACCGTAAAGCGTGAATTTGGAACTGGAGTTATGCTCGGAATCGTCTGTATGATCGTATTAATGGGGATTATTAGCTTATTTTATAATGGAGATTTCATCCTTGCATTTATCGTTGGTTTCTCCCTCTTTTGTGCACTTAGTGTTGCTGCTGTAATTGGTGCAACCATTCCTGTTGCGATAAACAAACTTAAAATTGACCCAGCAGTCGCCTCTGGTCCATTCATTACCACATTAAATGATATCATTAGTTTAATGATTTATTTCTCGATCGCGACAACTTTAATTGACCGTCTTTAA
- a CDS encoding GNAT family N-acetyltransferase: MIREATFDDLAQIEEIAIRATKIMNSEGSDQWDKSYPTITHFHSDIKAGSLFVYENEGHIIGAIAIDRSFAPEYKSSTLRWETKQESSGTFHRLVVDPLAQKGGIAKALILFAEQLFKSAGLLSLQVDTYSLNKKAQRLFEKLGYVNVGTLQFENKKMSFYGFEKKL, from the coding sequence ATGATTCGTGAAGCAACGTTTGACGACTTAGCTCAAATTGAGGAAATTGCCATTCGAGCTACTAAAATTATGAATTCAGAAGGAAGTGACCAGTGGGATAAATCATATCCGACCATTACTCATTTCCATTCAGATATTAAAGCAGGTTCTCTTTTTGTATATGAAAATGAAGGTCACATTATAGGTGCAATTGCCATAGATCGTTCTTTTGCGCCTGAATATAAAAGCAGTACATTGAGATGGGAAACCAAACAAGAAAGTTCAGGGACGTTTCATCGGTTAGTTGTCGATCCACTTGCACAAAAAGGTGGTATTGCAAAAGCCTTAATTCTTTTCGCAGAACAATTATTTAAAAGTGCGGGCTTATTGTCTTTACAAGTCGATACGTATTCGTTAAATAAAAAGGCCCAACGTTTATTTGAAAAACTTGGTTACGTAAATGTAGGTACATTGCAATTCGAGAATAAAAAGATGTCCTTTTATGGTTTTGAGAAAAAGCTTTAA
- a CDS encoding fatty acid desaturase — protein sequence MSKQKQAELKREAASFAHANTKSGVIQLLNTTIPFLLLWFLAYQSLAVSFWLSLPISIMAAFFVVRMFIIFHDCTHGSFFNNAKANRILGTVTGIITHFAFEKWKRSHSLHHATSGNLDKRGVGDIWLLTVEEYEQASLWTKLSYRLYRNPFVMFVLGPFYLFMVDNRINRKGAKRKERMNTYFINVSLVLIYSILVYIIGWQALLLIQLPILFTAGMLGVWLFYVQHTFEDSYFENETEWDFVKAAVDGSSYYKLPKFMQWLTGNIGFHHVHHLSPKVPNYHLEKTHEQVVPLQKATTITLRISLASMKYRLFDEANKSFISFKQFKAMKKLKPISD from the coding sequence ATGAGTAAACAAAAACAGGCTGAACTGAAGCGTGAAGCTGCCTCATTCGCCCATGCAAATACAAAATCAGGTGTCATTCAATTATTAAATACAACAATTCCTTTTTTATTACTATGGTTTTTAGCTTATCAAAGTTTGGCTGTTTCATTTTGGTTATCGTTACCGATTTCAATTATGGCAGCATTTTTCGTTGTACGGATGTTTATTATCTTTCATGATTGTACACATGGTTCATTTTTTAACAATGCTAAAGCAAATCGCATATTGGGCACCGTGACCGGTATCATTACCCATTTTGCATTTGAAAAATGGAAAAGAAGCCATTCACTTCACCATGCAACAAGTGGGAATTTAGACAAACGAGGCGTTGGTGACATTTGGTTACTAACAGTTGAAGAGTACGAACAAGCATCTTTATGGACAAAGTTGTCATATCGTTTGTACCGAAATCCGTTCGTGATGTTCGTGTTAGGGCCGTTTTATCTATTTATGGTTGATAATCGCATCAACCGAAAAGGGGCAAAACGCAAAGAGCGTATGAACACATATTTCATTAATGTGTCTCTTGTGCTCATCTATAGTATTTTGGTTTATATCATTGGTTGGCAAGCTTTATTACTCATACAACTTCCAATCTTATTCACAGCTGGTATGCTTGGTGTATGGTTGTTTTATGTTCAGCATACTTTTGAGGATTCGTACTTTGAAAATGAAACGGAATGGGATTTTGTTAAAGCTGCAGTAGATGGAAGTTCATACTATAAGCTACCGAAGTTTATGCAATGGTTAACTGGCAATATTGGATTTCATCACGTGCATCATTTAAGTCCTAAAGTGCCAAACTATCATTTAGAAAAAACCCATGAACAAGTGGTGCCATTACAAAAAGCAACGACGATAACGTTACGTATCAGCTTAGCCTCAATGAAATATCGGCTATTTGATGAAGCGAATAAATCGTTTATAAGTTTTAAGCAGTTCAAAGCAATGAAAAAACTAAAGCCGATTTCGGATTAA
- a CDS encoding DUF1206 domain-containing protein, with product MGNFFKPSKSFMVFFTRLGFISQSIVFLLISALALMVAFGVNDDTEDMTGALKVLATVPFGEFLLWLIGIGLIAFILLMLLKSIKDTGRDGSDKKGYIKRIGFLGIACVYSLIAINAFRFATHSGELGTSSNETWSAILLNQPFGQWLVGIAGVIIMGAGIGQLTIGLGGGFMENFDLHKMNQREQKTARWVGAFGYSARSVVFMLIGYFVAMTAIQQDPNEAMGFDEALAIIQEQPYGSIWLSIVAFGLACYGIFAIVRSKYETVQPK from the coding sequence ATGGGTAATTTTTTCAAACCATCAAAATCGTTTATGGTTTTTTTTACTCGTCTTGGATTTATTAGTCAAAGCATTGTTTTTCTTCTTATTAGTGCACTTGCACTTATGGTTGCCTTTGGGGTAAATGACGACACGGAAGATATGACAGGTGCTTTAAAAGTTCTTGCGACTGTTCCCTTTGGTGAATTTCTACTTTGGCTCATAGGCATTGGATTAATTGCCTTTATTTTATTAATGTTACTGAAATCGATTAAAGACACTGGCAGAGACGGTAGCGATAAAAAAGGGTATATAAAACGCATTGGTTTTTTGGGGATTGCTTGCGTTTATTCTCTCATTGCAATAAATGCCTTTCGATTCGCAACACATAGTGGAGAATTAGGAACTTCCTCAAACGAAACATGGTCTGCTATCCTATTAAATCAACCGTTTGGTCAATGGCTAGTAGGTATTGCTGGCGTCATTATCATGGGGGCTGGAATTGGTCAACTTACGATTGGTTTAGGCGGTGGTTTTATGGAGAATTTTGATCTGCATAAAATGAATCAGAGAGAACAAAAGACTGCCAGGTGGGTTGGCGCTTTTGGATATTCTGCTCGCAGTGTTGTCTTTATGCTTATCGGCTACTTTGTTGCAATGACAGCCATTCAGCAAGATCCTAACGAAGCGATGGGCTTTGATGAAGCACTTGCTATCATCCAAGAACAACCTTATGGAAGTATATGGCTAAGCATTGTTGCTTTTGGTCTTGCTTGTTACGGTATTTTCGCTATTGTTCGTAGCAAATATGAAACGGTACAACCAAAATAA
- a CDS encoding aminotransferase class I/II-fold pyridoxal phosphate-dependent enzyme: protein MSELQSLTLTELSERENILRKKYAKFQSENINLDMSRGKPAPEQLDLSRGLLSVLPEAGPFEDRNGTDVRNYGQLDGIPEAKALFGDLLSVTEDKIFIGGNSSLSLMHDTIARAMLHGVAEEEIPWMKLPKVKFLCPSPGYDRHFAICELFQIEMIPIEMTPTGPNMEQVEQYVKNDEAIKGIWCVPKYSNPEGHTYSKDVVERLAKMETKATDFRIFWDNAYAIHHLTDTPDVLADIFAASERAYHPNRVYMYASTSKVTFPGAGISAFVSSEENIAFAKKQLSVQTIGADKLNQLRHVRFFDQVGGIEKLMEQHAAIIKPKFDQVTHSLDLALSGKGIASWSKPNGGYFISLDTIDGCAKRVVLLAKEAGVTLTGAGATFPYGHDPRDRNIRIAPTFPSLGELEKAMEVLCVCVEIAAIEQLKR, encoded by the coding sequence TTGAGCGAGTTACAATCATTAACATTAACTGAATTAAGTGAACGCGAGAATATTTTGCGAAAGAAGTATGCTAAGTTTCAGAGTGAAAACATCAATCTCGACATGTCTCGAGGAAAACCAGCTCCAGAACAGCTTGATTTATCACGTGGTCTGTTGTCAGTTCTACCGGAGGCTGGGCCTTTTGAAGACAGAAATGGAACGGATGTAAGAAATTATGGACAACTTGATGGCATTCCTGAAGCGAAAGCGTTATTTGGTGATTTATTAAGCGTAACAGAAGATAAAATATTTATTGGGGGTAATTCAAGTCTATCGCTCATGCATGATACGATAGCAAGAGCGATGTTACACGGGGTGGCTGAAGAGGAAATACCTTGGATGAAATTACCTAAGGTGAAGTTTCTCTGTCCATCTCCAGGTTATGATCGTCATTTCGCTATTTGTGAGCTTTTTCAGATTGAAATGATTCCCATTGAGATGACTCCTACAGGACCAAATATGGAACAAGTTGAACAGTATGTAAAAAATGATGAAGCCATAAAAGGGATCTGGTGTGTACCTAAATATAGTAATCCAGAAGGGCATACATATTCAAAGGATGTTGTTGAACGTTTAGCAAAGATGGAAACAAAGGCAACGGATTTCCGGATTTTTTGGGACAATGCTTATGCGATTCATCATTTAACTGATACTCCTGATGTATTGGCTGATATTTTTGCAGCAAGTGAGCGAGCGTATCATCCAAATCGTGTATATATGTATGCATCGACATCTAAAGTGACTTTCCCTGGAGCAGGTATATCTGCATTTGTGTCTTCTGAAGAAAATATAGCTTTCGCCAAAAAGCAATTGTCAGTACAGACGATTGGCGCAGATAAACTAAACCAGTTGCGCCATGTTCGTTTTTTCGATCAAGTTGGTGGGATCGAAAAATTAATGGAGCAACATGCAGCAATTATTAAACCTAAATTTGATCAAGTTACACATTCACTTGATCTAGCACTTAGCGGTAAAGGAATTGCATCTTGGTCTAAACCAAATGGCGGATACTTTATTAGTTTAGATACGATTGATGGTTGTGCGAAACGAGTTGTCTTACTAGCAAAAGAGGCAGGGGTGACTCTAACCGGAGCAGGGGCTACATTTCCTTATGGACACGACCCAAGAGACCGAAATATTCGTATAGCGCCAACATTTCCGTCTTTAGGTGAGCTAGAAAAGGCGATGGAAGTCTTATGTGTATGTGTAGAAATTGCAGCAATTGAGCAGTTGAAACGTTAA
- a CDS encoding MarR family winged helix-turn-helix transcriptional regulator: MNQSQANSLKLFTVLTRALQSVKALAEADIKKHGFNPTEFAVLELLYSKGDQAVQKIGTKVLIASSSITYVVDKLEKKEMIARRPCPTDRRVTFVSITNKGREWMDSIFPKHTEALDSIFSSLTQDEKQTLIEQLKRIGYYANSLEFKGDE, encoded by the coding sequence ATGAATCAAAGTCAAGCAAACTCTTTAAAATTATTTACAGTATTAACCCGTGCTCTTCAATCAGTGAAAGCTCTTGCAGAAGCAGATATAAAAAAACATGGGTTTAACCCCACTGAATTTGCAGTATTAGAATTATTGTATTCAAAAGGCGATCAGGCCGTACAAAAAATCGGGACGAAAGTACTCATTGCCAGCAGTAGCATCACTTATGTTGTTGATAAACTTGAAAAAAAAGAAATGATTGCAAGAAGGCCATGCCCTACTGATCGACGTGTTACATTTGTATCCATTACAAATAAAGGTCGCGAATGGATGGATTCAATTTTTCCAAAGCATACGGAAGCATTAGATTCGATTTTTTCTTCCTTGACTCAAGACGAAAAACAAACTTTAATCGAACAACTAAAAAGAATCGGTTATTATGCAAACAGTTTAGAATTCAAAGGGGATGAGTAA
- a CDS encoding sensor histidine kinase has translation MQNWFHIFPKNTGLSLYIWIIFCVLPFYFVIMSATALEITVGSLMIVLFFTAYRLSFIKKGWTVYVSVSIEIAINIGMTLYFGYIYFALFISFFIGHVHNRAGFIVLYSVHVATTAAATTAGFFIQNETFMMQLPFIAIALIGVALLPFTIRSRNKREQLENELKSANEKISELMIMEERQRIARDLHDTLGQKLSLIGIKSDLARKWLSLDQAKTNVELEDIQRIARTALKEVREIVSDMKMVRLKDEIVHIREILSVAGIHLNIDGEDLAHSKKQPIIENVLCMCVKEAVTNVVKHSQANKCWIKINQTQSEFLITVSDNGIGMAKRQTNHHQSGLEGMKERLEFVNGNLHIESKNGVSLLMKVPRTISKTKVVQE, from the coding sequence ATGCAAAATTGGTTTCATATTTTCCCGAAAAATACAGGACTTAGCTTGTATATTTGGATTATCTTCTGTGTGCTGCCCTTTTATTTTGTGATCATGTCGGCTACGGCATTAGAGATCACAGTTGGAAGCTTAATGATTGTCTTATTTTTTACTGCGTATCGTTTGTCTTTTATTAAAAAAGGGTGGACTGTTTATGTTTCAGTATCAATAGAAATTGCTATTAATATAGGTATGACTCTTTATTTTGGATATATTTATTTTGCATTATTTATTTCTTTCTTTATTGGGCATGTACATAATCGAGCTGGTTTTATTGTATTATATTCAGTCCACGTTGCAACAACAGCTGCAGCAACTACGGCAGGGTTCTTTATTCAAAATGAAACATTCATGATGCAACTTCCATTTATCGCCATTGCTTTAATCGGTGTTGCGTTGCTTCCTTTTACCATTCGTAGCCGTAATAAACGGGAACAGTTAGAAAACGAGTTGAAAAGTGCAAATGAAAAAATATCTGAATTAATGATAATGGAAGAAAGGCAACGCATTGCACGTGACTTACATGATACGCTTGGTCAGAAATTGTCTTTGATCGGAATTAAGAGTGATTTAGCACGAAAATGGTTATCCTTGGATCAAGCAAAAACAAATGTTGAATTGGAAGATATACAACGTATCGCTAGAACAGCTTTAAAAGAGGTAAGAGAGATCGTTTCGGATATGAAAATGGTTCGTTTAAAAGATGAAATTGTCCATATAAGAGAGATCCTGTCAGTTGCAGGTATTCATTTGAATATAGATGGTGAAGATCTTGCACATTCAAAAAAACAACCGATAATTGAAAATGTTTTATGTATGTGCGTAAAAGAGGCAGTGACGAATGTTGTAAAACACAGTCAGGCGAATAAATGTTGGATTAAAATTAACCAAACCCAATCAGAGTTTTTAATTACAGTTAGTGATAATGGTATTGGGATGGCTAAACGTCAAACAAATCATCATCAAAGTGGTCTGGAAGGAATGAAAGAACGTCTTGAGTTTGTAAATGGCAACCTCCACATAGAATCAAAAAATGGGGTTTCCTTGTTAATGAAAGTCCCTCGTACAATTAGTAAGACGAAGGTGGTGCAAGAATGA
- the map gene encoding type I methionyl aminopeptidase, giving the protein MITLKSKREIALMHEAGKLLAECHNEIAQLIKPGITTMEIDEYVESFLKKHGATPEQKGYNGYKYATCASINDEICHGFPRKNPLNEGDIVTIDSVFNLNGALADSAWTYSVGTVSKQAQTLMDITYQALYKGIEQAQVGNRLGDIGHAIQSFVESTGFSVVRDFTGHGIGPTLHEPPQILHFGLPHKGLRLKEGMVITIEPMVNTGKYNSKLDKNGWTARTVDGSLSAQYEHTIAITKEGPLLLTDQGESNSFSL; this is encoded by the coding sequence ATGATCACATTAAAATCCAAACGAGAGATTGCGTTAATGCATGAAGCAGGTAAATTACTTGCAGAGTGCCATAACGAAATAGCGCAATTAATCAAACCAGGAATCACAACAATGGAAATTGACGAGTACGTAGAGTCATTCCTAAAAAAACATGGAGCTACACCAGAACAAAAAGGATACAATGGTTATAAATATGCCACATGCGCATCAATAAATGACGAAATTTGTCATGGCTTCCCCCGGAAAAATCCATTAAATGAAGGGGATATTGTGACAATAGATTCCGTCTTTAATTTAAATGGTGCTCTAGCAGATTCAGCATGGACGTATAGTGTCGGTACGGTCTCAAAACAAGCTCAAACATTAATGGACATTACCTATCAAGCTCTTTACAAAGGGATTGAACAAGCTCAAGTCGGAAATCGCTTAGGGGACATTGGTCATGCAATCCAATCTTTTGTAGAATCCACAGGTTTTTCTGTGGTAAGAGATTTTACAGGACATGGGATAGGACCAACATTACATGAACCCCCTCAAATCCTTCATTTTGGTCTTCCACATAAAGGACTCCGTTTAAAAGAAGGAATGGTTATTACAATTGAGCCTATGGTTAATACAGGAAAGTATAACAGCAAACTCGATAAAAACGGTTGGACAGCCCGAACAGTTGATGGCTCTTTATCTGCTCAATATGAGCACACCATTGCTATTACAAAAGAAGGCCCGTTACTTTTGACTGATCAAGGTGAATCGAACTCTTTCTCTTTGTAA
- a CDS encoding response regulator transcription factor, with protein MIRIAIAEDQQMMLGALGALLDFESDMTVIGKARNGEEAVKLVQEEQPDICIMDIEMPVKNGLDAAYELKDHPCHVIVLTTFAQPGFFERARKAGVGGYLLKDSPSEDLAAAIRTIKEGRKVYAPELVDMVYSNETPLTEREEQVLKHISEGKTTKQIASDMKITNGTVRNYVSVILDKLEVSNRIEAISRYKENGWF; from the coding sequence ATGATACGTATTGCAATTGCAGAAGATCAACAGATGATGTTAGGCGCACTAGGGGCTTTGCTTGACTTTGAATCGGATATGACAGTTATCGGCAAGGCTCGAAATGGAGAAGAAGCAGTCAAACTCGTTCAAGAAGAACAACCAGATATTTGTATCATGGATATCGAAATGCCAGTTAAAAACGGATTAGATGCCGCATATGAGCTTAAGGATCACCCTTGCCATGTGATTGTCTTAACAACGTTTGCTCAACCAGGATTTTTTGAACGAGCGCGTAAGGCTGGAGTAGGGGGGTATTTGTTAAAAGATAGCCCTAGTGAAGATTTAGCCGCTGCGATTCGTACGATTAAAGAGGGCAGAAAAGTATACGCTCCAGAATTAGTGGATATGGTCTATAGCAACGAAACACCTTTGACTGAGCGTGAAGAGCAAGTACTTAAACATATTTCAGAAGGAAAAACGACAAAACAGATTGCTAGTGACATGAAAATTACAAATGGGACCGTTCGTAATTATGTATCTGTCATCCTTGATAAGCTAGAAGTAAGTAATCGTATTGAAGCCATTTCTCGTTATAAGGAGAATGGGTGGTTTTAA
- a CDS encoding AraC family transcriptional regulator produces MGKGSYGFRFQENPYPFVMNLWNVGWETQVGSDYDWHGEKRVEKEKIVFQYTLSGAGALTFEGRDFQVGEQEAFFVAIPSAHHYFYPKDAVKPWEFIYVTIEGPEAVNMHRYILAKHGPILKLSRDTEPIRKLFKLYSETVASDVYNSYIGSQKAYDFMLSLFRYLEAPPKQRLKESLIKAIQYIEEHLADPLSLDELAKQAGLSKYYFIKQFKAELHTTPMHYVMIARMKKAASLLAKTDNTIAEVAHQVGIDDPNYFTKVFKKTVGVSASKFRKNEDSHLIDFIVTEW; encoded by the coding sequence ATGGGGAAGGGATCGTATGGCTTTCGCTTTCAAGAGAATCCATATCCGTTTGTTATGAATTTGTGGAATGTTGGTTGGGAAACTCAAGTTGGTTCTGATTATGACTGGCATGGAGAAAAGAGAGTAGAAAAAGAAAAAATTGTTTTTCAATATACATTGTCAGGGGCCGGGGCGTTGACGTTTGAAGGGCGGGATTTCCAAGTAGGTGAACAAGAAGCATTTTTTGTAGCAATTCCAAGTGCCCACCATTATTTTTATCCTAAGGATGCGGTTAAACCGTGGGAATTTATCTATGTAACGATTGAAGGGCCAGAAGCAGTAAACATGCATCGGTACATTCTAGCGAAACATGGCCCAATTTTAAAATTAAGTCGCGACACTGAACCAATTCGAAAGTTGTTTAAGCTCTATTCAGAAACGGTAGCAAGCGATGTTTACAATTCCTATATTGGATCACAAAAGGCGTATGATTTCATGTTATCTTTATTTCGTTATCTTGAAGCTCCACCTAAACAACGATTAAAAGAATCGTTAATAAAGGCGATTCAATACATAGAAGAACATCTTGCAGACCCATTAAGTTTAGATGAATTAGCGAAACAAGCTGGTTTATCCAAATACTATTTTATAAAGCAATTTAAGGCGGAGCTTCATACAACACCAATGCACTATGTCATGATAGCTAGGATGAAAAAGGCAGCTTCATTGCTTGCAAAAACAGATAATACAATTGCAGAAGTTGCGCATCAAGTAGGGATTGACGATCCTAATTACTTTACAAAAGTATTTAAAAAAACCGTTGGTGTCTCTGCTAGTAAATTCAGAAAAAATGAAGATAGTCATTTAATCGATTTTATTGTGACAGAATGGTAA